Proteins encoded within one genomic window of uncultured Draconibacterium sp.:
- a CDS encoding polyprenyl synthetase family protein, with translation MKETNGILKVPEESFVRNKMRKAAAAMVENIGLRPPVNILKLEELATDLVREQVVSAEFIPFAMVLLGNESWRKTVKATPMNRRLLLLPQCLNNKEKCEGMFDELGLNCAGCKSCPIDDLLIEAESKGYANLVAEGTTVAVGLVEEGSIDAVIGVSCMPVLQRSFEPVSSAAVPVIGIPLLFDGCEDTRADIKWILDEMRSYETDEEHQPISVSLLKNRIEDFFTKENIEKYIQGRDKTEQIAQEYLLVDGQRIRPLLTALSYLAYSNSDNDELLQPLTLIIECFHKASLIHDDIEDNANQRYNTLTAHAKYGVPQAINVGDFLIGKGYELLSDLDVSNETIKNCLGFIARSHIQLTRGQGVDILFNDGKIQLLPDEMIEVFKNKTGEAIKVALLLGAIVGEANSPEQEILEQFADYMGIAYQIRDDLNEYTEQHAAEKTGDYPFLLALLNKHFADREKETPTNLFDQVVEFRRLIDETGLLEVAKKYLQNYVDNCYAELDKLESSKLRLSLYGVMGKIFKSETTNG, from the coding sequence ATGAAGGAGACAAACGGCATATTAAAAGTTCCTGAGGAATCGTTCGTGCGCAATAAAATGCGCAAGGCTGCTGCTGCTATGGTCGAAAATATCGGTCTGCGTCCTCCTGTCAACATCCTTAAACTGGAAGAACTGGCGACTGATTTAGTGCGCGAGCAGGTTGTTTCAGCTGAATTTATTCCATTTGCCATGGTTTTGCTGGGCAACGAATCGTGGCGAAAAACGGTGAAAGCCACGCCCATGAACCGTCGGTTATTGTTGCTTCCGCAGTGTTTGAACAATAAAGAAAAATGCGAGGGCATGTTCGACGAACTGGGACTTAATTGTGCCGGATGCAAATCCTGCCCCATCGATGACCTGTTGATAGAAGCCGAATCGAAAGGTTATGCCAACCTCGTAGCCGAAGGAACTACAGTGGCCGTTGGTTTGGTGGAAGAAGGCTCGATAGATGCCGTAATCGGCGTAAGTTGTATGCCAGTGTTGCAACGTTCGTTCGAGCCCGTGTCAAGTGCGGCAGTTCCTGTTATTGGAATTCCTCTGCTTTTTGATGGTTGTGAAGATACACGCGCCGACATAAAATGGATTTTGGATGAAATGCGTTCGTATGAGACGGATGAAGAACACCAGCCCATTTCAGTATCGTTGTTAAAGAACAGGATCGAAGATTTTTTTACAAAAGAGAACATCGAAAAATACATTCAGGGCCGCGATAAAACAGAACAAATTGCACAGGAATACTTGCTTGTTGATGGTCAACGTATACGCCCGTTACTTACGGCATTAAGTTACCTGGCCTACTCAAATTCAGATAACGATGAACTTCTTCAACCTTTAACGCTTATTATCGAGTGTTTCCACAAGGCGTCGCTCATTCACGACGATATTGAGGACAATGCCAACCAGCGTTACAACACGCTTACAGCGCATGCAAAATACGGCGTTCCGCAGGCGATTAATGTCGGCGATTTCCTAATCGGAAAAGGCTACGAACTGTTGAGTGATCTGGATGTTTCGAATGAAACCATAAAAAACTGCTTGGGTTTTATTGCACGCTCACACATACAACTAACGCGCGGACAAGGCGTCGACATTCTTTTTAACGACGGCAAAATTCAATTGCTGCCCGACGAGATGATCGAAGTTTTTAAAAATAAGACAGGTGAGGCCATAAAAGTGGCTTTGTTGCTGGGAGCAATTGTTGGCGAAGCAAACAGTCCGGAACAAGAAATTTTGGAGCAATTTGCCGATTACATGGGAATTGCTTATCAAATTCGTGACGACCTGAATGAATATACCGAACAGCACGCTGCCGAAAAAACAGGAGATTATCCGTTTCTGCTCGCCTTGCTGAACAAACATTTTGCAGACCGCGAAAAAGAAACGCCAACGAATTTATTCGATCAGGTTGTAGAATTCAGAAGGTTAATTGATGAAACCGGGCTGCTGGAAGTAGCAAAAAAATACTTACAAAACTACGTTGACAACTGTTACGCAGAACTCGATAAACTGGAAAGTTCTAAACTTCGTCTGAGTCTTTATGGCGTGATGGGAAAAATCTTTAAGTCAGAAACTACCAATGGGTAA
- a CDS encoding cytochrome c3 family protein: MKNRSKHIGFFIAVFFIAVKSFAQLSPGELTKAHAHLEGLTKCTKCHVLGEKQTSAKCLACHTEIKNLADQKKGYHVSAEVTGKRCAACHGEHYGRDFKLVRIDKDTFNHHLTGFKLEAKHAEINCVDCHKTELIKNKISQKKTAGTYLGMGTECIDCHTDVHQNTLSGNCTSCHNQKAFVPATRFNHETTQFPLTGKHQEVDCAGCHKKTTRNGKEFQQFAGVKFNNCTSCHEDVHNNKFGSDCRKCHDVFSFKQVKNIGNFNHNNTNYPLRGRHTAVDCKECHTSGNYTKALSHSRCTDCHSDNHNRQMAKNGVSPDCNSCHSVKGFSPSSFDIDRHNKTEFALNGAHMATPCFECHKKGKEWNFKFEEINCITCHENIHEDKISNKFMPDSDCKSCHNEAVWSQVNFDHTKTGFKLEGKHTEASCRDCHFNETSGVVTQQFAGLKADCANCHDDIHFGQFEESGKNDCERCHTFNNWLPEKFNHNNARFKIDGKHEGLDCIACHKPTDNLIRNYIVYKLEDITCASCH; this comes from the coding sequence TTGAAGAACCGGAGTAAACATATCGGATTTTTTATCGCAGTATTTTTTATTGCAGTAAAATCCTTTGCCCAATTGTCACCAGGCGAGTTAACAAAAGCACATGCTCATTTAGAAGGTTTAACAAAATGTACGAAGTGCCATGTTTTGGGCGAAAAACAGACTTCTGCAAAATGTTTGGCTTGTCATACCGAAATAAAAAATTTAGCAGATCAGAAGAAAGGTTATCATGTATCGGCAGAAGTTACCGGAAAACGATGTGCAGCGTGCCACGGCGAACATTATGGCCGCGATTTTAAGCTGGTTCGTATTGATAAAGATACTTTTAATCACCATTTAACGGGGTTTAAGCTGGAAGCAAAACATGCCGAAATAAACTGTGTGGATTGCCATAAAACGGAGTTAATAAAGAACAAAATCTCGCAGAAGAAAACCGCCGGTACCTATCTGGGAATGGGAACTGAATGTATTGATTGTCATACGGATGTTCATCAAAATACTTTGTCAGGAAATTGTACATCGTGTCACAATCAGAAAGCTTTTGTTCCGGCAACGCGTTTTAATCACGAAACAACTCAATTTCCATTAACAGGAAAACATCAGGAAGTGGATTGTGCCGGGTGCCATAAGAAAACAACACGTAACGGAAAGGAATTTCAACAATTTGCCGGGGTGAAATTTAACAATTGTACCAGTTGTCACGAGGATGTGCACAACAATAAATTTGGTAGCGATTGTCGCAAATGTCACGATGTGTTTTCGTTTAAGCAGGTTAAAAACATTGGCAATTTCAATCATAATAACACCAATTATCCATTGCGGGGCAGACACACCGCAGTTGATTGTAAAGAATGTCATACTTCAGGAAATTATACAAAAGCATTGTCTCATAGTCGCTGTACCGATTGCCACAGCGATAATCACAACAGGCAGATGGCAAAAAACGGGGTTTCGCCCGATTGTAATTCCTGTCATTCGGTTAAAGGGTTTTCGCCTTCTTCTTTTGATATCGACCGGCATAACAAAACCGAATTTGCATTAAATGGCGCACACATGGCAACTCCGTGTTTCGAATGTCATAAAAAAGGAAAAGAATGGAATTTTAAGTTCGAAGAAATCAATTGTATTACTTGTCACGAAAATATTCACGAGGATAAAATCAGCAACAAATTTATGCCTGATTCCGATTGCAAATCGTGCCACAACGAGGCTGTTTGGAGCCAGGTAAATTTTGATCATACGAAAACCGGTTTTAAACTGGAGGGAAAACATACAGAGGCATCGTGCCGCGATTGCCACTTTAATGAAACGTCCGGAGTTGTAACACAACAGTTTGCAGGACTCAAGGCTGACTGTGCAAACTGCCATGATGATATTCATTTTGGGCAGTTTGAAGAATCTGGAAAGAATGATTGTGAACGGTGCCATACGTTTAACAACTGGTTACCCGAAAAATTCAATCATAATAATGCACGTTTTAAAATTGATGGAAAACATGAGGGGCTGGATTGTATTGCCTGTCATAAACCCACCGATAATTTAATCCGGAATTACATCGTTTATAAATTAGAAGATATAACATGCGCAAGTTGTCATTAA
- a CDS encoding radical SAM protein, whose protein sequence is MLKQLLKTDKKCLYKFAYNMGIKGARGIQRFQKRLKNGDFFPAFHFISVTDDCNLNCQGCWVTHKKQNARMSPEMLDSIITQSKAKGSYFFGILGGEPLLYKPLFDVFEKHSDCYFQLFTNGTLLTKEVAERLRKLANVSPLISFEGDNEVADVRRGGKNVYQKAQAAIDHSTDAGLITGVAMSVCKSNIDLAFSDDFIQSLIDRGVLYLWYYIYRPAGQDATVDLCLSAEQIEQLRRFMVNARQKYNIAIIDAYWDENGKGLCPAASGLSHHINASGDIEPCPVIQFATNNVADGDLESIYRNSTFLAGFKTEIPKLTTGCIVMDDPQWLVNYTKQHAANDTSGRDNEAERLSKMEKVSSHGSAKPVREKSWVYRFAKKRAFFGFGAYG, encoded by the coding sequence ATGCTTAAACAATTGCTGAAAACAGATAAAAAGTGCTTGTATAAGTTTGCGTATAACATGGGCATAAAAGGTGCCCGTGGCATTCAGCGTTTTCAAAAACGGTTAAAAAATGGTGACTTTTTCCCGGCATTCCATTTTATTTCGGTTACCGACGACTGCAACCTGAATTGCCAGGGCTGCTGGGTAACGCATAAAAAACAAAATGCACGTATGTCGCCCGAGATGCTGGATTCGATCATTACGCAATCAAAAGCAAAAGGATCGTATTTTTTCGGAATACTGGGTGGTGAGCCTCTGCTATACAAACCACTTTTTGATGTTTTTGAGAAACATTCTGATTGCTATTTTCAGTTGTTTACCAACGGGACATTGCTTACCAAGGAAGTTGCTGAACGTTTGCGAAAACTAGCCAACGTCTCGCCGTTAATTAGTTTTGAAGGCGACAATGAAGTTGCCGATGTGCGCCGCGGAGGAAAAAACGTTTACCAAAAAGCGCAGGCAGCCATCGATCATTCAACCGACGCAGGATTGATAACTGGCGTTGCCATGAGTGTTTGTAAATCGAATATCGACCTGGCTTTCTCGGATGATTTTATCCAATCGTTAATTGATCGTGGAGTGCTTTATTTGTGGTACTACATTTATCGTCCGGCGGGACAAGACGCAACAGTTGACCTCTGTCTTTCGGCAGAACAAATTGAGCAACTTCGCCGGTTCATGGTCAATGCTCGCCAGAAATACAACATTGCAATTATTGATGCTTACTGGGATGAAAATGGAAAAGGATTGTGCCCCGCAGCATCGGGATTGAGCCACCACATTAATGCATCAGGTGATATAGAACCTTGCCCGGTCATTCAGTTTGCCACCAACAATGTAGCCGATGGCGACCTGGAAAGCATTTACCGCAATTCAACTTTCCTGGCGGGATTTAAAACAGAAATACCAAAACTGACCACAGGCTGTATCGTTATGGACGATCCGCAGTGGTTGGTAAATTATACAAAACAACACGCCGCAAACGATACATCGGGCCGCGATAATGAGGCCGAACGCCTGAGCAAAATGGAAAAAGTTTCCAGTCATGGCTCGGCCAAACCCGTTCGCGAAAAGAGCTGGGTGTATCGCTTTGCAAAAAAACGGGCATTTTTTGGCTTTGGCGCCTACGGTTAA
- a CDS encoding 4Fe-4S binding protein, whose protein sequence is MTNKTCLIFCNCGAGIISDDKKEQLSEAFKPLGVDIYELHDLCAFSLNEKDFLYKLDKDYDKKLIAACYPRAIKNMFEQNGVQLSNYEVFNFREADTDQITAEISAKIDEKQDETFYEIKKTELKVPAWYPIIDKERCTLCGQCARFCVFGVYSYNKKSLEVVNPLSCKNNCPACGRTCPASAIIFPRLPENSALSGAEPTGDKKASGNDQKGNLFVMLNERNNARRNIFKQGAFQQAEEEKKRALEELKNSFKNPKGDA, encoded by the coding sequence ATGACAAACAAAACTTGCCTGATTTTTTGCAACTGTGGTGCGGGCATCATTTCCGACGACAAAAAAGAACAGCTTTCTGAAGCTTTTAAACCGCTCGGAGTTGATATTTACGAACTACACGACCTTTGTGCTTTCTCACTGAATGAAAAGGACTTCCTGTACAAACTCGATAAAGATTACGATAAAAAACTGATTGCTGCCTGCTACCCACGAGCCATAAAAAATATGTTTGAACAGAACGGGGTGCAACTGAGCAATTACGAGGTATTTAATTTCAGAGAAGCCGACACCGATCAAATTACTGCCGAGATATCTGCCAAGATCGACGAAAAACAAGACGAAACGTTTTACGAAATAAAAAAGACCGAGCTGAAAGTTCCGGCCTGGTACCCGATTATCGATAAAGAGCGATGCACACTTTGCGGACAATGTGCTCGGTTTTGTGTTTTTGGGGTTTATTCGTACAACAAAAAAAGTCTGGAAGTTGTTAATCCGCTTTCGTGCAAAAACAACTGCCCGGCTTGCGGACGAACATGCCCCGCCTCAGCGATTATTTTCCCGCGATTACCTGAGAATTCAGCATTATCAGGTGCAGAACCTACCGGTGATAAAAAAGCATCGGGAAACGATCAAAAAGGGAATTTGTTTGTTATGCTGAACGAGCGCAACAACGCCCGGAGAAACATTTTCAAACAAGGTGCTTTTCAACAAGCAGAAGAAGAGAAAAAGAGAGCCCTGGAAGAACTGAAAAACAGCTTTAAAAACCCAAAAGGCGATGCTTAA
- a CDS encoding prenyltransferase/squalene oxidase repeat-containing protein translates to MGKPTKIAIYKKLVRRLSLGFETLSPEIQQEIISFIKSQQHASGGFCDRAGNPDPYYSLFGCWLSLATVQITEIEHLKTYISKQPATSSTVEELALNLMKTELFPQQKNESVFSLLKKVFSEHNFMDISYRFFLLALTIDATAKNRFLFNLMARVWLPFYKVKENSPCSLVAALCFARFDLGLGYKKYQKLLLEFHQEKAGFRAFETTPFSDTLSTGVALFSLAETNYDLRLITPDCLDFIQMNYLSGAFLSGDGDETRDLEYTFYGLLALGSLVRN, encoded by the coding sequence ATGGGTAAACCAACGAAAATCGCGATCTACAAAAAACTGGTTCGGCGACTTTCTTTAGGATTTGAAACTTTATCGCCCGAAATACAGCAGGAAATTATTTCGTTTATAAAAAGTCAGCAACACGCTTCTGGAGGCTTTTGTGACCGCGCCGGCAATCCCGATCCTTACTATTCGCTTTTTGGCTGCTGGTTAAGTTTAGCCACCGTCCAAATTACAGAAATTGAGCATTTAAAAACATACATTTCAAAACAACCGGCAACATCAAGTACCGTTGAAGAGCTGGCGCTAAATCTGATGAAAACAGAGTTGTTCCCGCAACAAAAAAACGAATCAGTATTTTCGTTGCTCAAGAAGGTCTTTTCGGAACACAACTTCATGGATATTTCATATCGTTTTTTTCTGCTGGCATTAACCATTGATGCCACTGCTAAAAATCGTTTTCTCTTTAACCTGATGGCACGCGTTTGGCTGCCCTTTTACAAAGTGAAAGAAAACTCGCCATGTAGTCTAGTGGCGGCGCTTTGCTTTGCCCGTTTTGATTTGGGATTAGGCTACAAAAAATACCAGAAATTGTTATTGGAATTTCATCAGGAAAAAGCAGGATTCAGAGCTTTTGAAACGACACCTTTCAGCGACACCTTATCAACCGGCGTAGCACTTTTTTCGTTGGCCGAGACCAATTATGATCTGCGACTGATCACTCCCGATTGCCTTGATTTTATTCAAATGAATTATCTTTCAGGAGCTTTTCTTTCCGGTGACGGCGATGAAACCCGTGATTTGGAATATACGTTTTATGGGCTGCTCGCTTTGGGAAGTCTTGTAAGAAATTAA
- a CDS encoding prenyltransferase/squalene oxidase repeat-containing protein yields MKKEELEIRFKELSNILLSELNEDGFWSGELSSSALGVAVAVAALHFHDATLHQQEIEKGLKWLSANQNTDGGYGDTPESPANISTSLLSYAALNLYAENNPEIKSTQQKLADYLKTQNVDVRSEQVAKVILDHYQKDYTFSVPILTLCALCGIPGDDGFKHIPQLTFELALLPRRFYRLLNLSVVSYAIPALIAVGIVVFRKKKSNGLTRAIRAKAEKKALKTLEQSLPESGGFLEAIPLTAFVALSLINAGQRDSVIVDKGIAFLKHSQREDGSWPIDIDLSTWVTTLSVKALGKRKNEVLSETQQKRIVNHLLSVQNKMVHSFNGTSPGGWGWTNYSGSVPDCDDTPGAILALLELAPHHTIREEILAGGEWLLQLQNNDGGFPTFSRGWGKLPFDQSCADLTGHCVLALAKLLDTYKAELNSKQKKQYTKAINKAVIYLGKHQKENGSWLPLWFGNQHTKNHENPVYGTARVLTYFQKAKLVLKDEPVLLERIQKMIVDGINFLLKVQNEDGSWGGNFGIKGSIEETALAVAALNGTKSQTEIEKGLVWLENYYKKNGLKKAPIGLYFASLWYDEKLYPLTAYLEAIKGYKID; encoded by the coding sequence GTGAAAAAAGAAGAATTGGAAATACGGTTTAAAGAACTAAGCAATATTTTGCTTAGTGAGCTTAACGAGGATGGCTTCTGGTCAGGAGAATTATCGTCAAGTGCGCTGGGTGTGGCCGTAGCTGTTGCAGCACTCCATTTCCACGATGCCACGCTTCATCAACAGGAAATCGAGAAAGGACTAAAATGGCTTTCTGCAAATCAAAATACAGACGGTGGTTATGGCGACACCCCCGAAAGCCCGGCCAATATTTCAACTTCTTTACTTTCTTATGCAGCACTGAATTTATATGCAGAAAACAATCCTGAAATAAAGTCAACACAGCAAAAACTGGCCGACTACCTAAAAACACAAAATGTTGATGTTCGCTCAGAACAGGTGGCAAAAGTAATTCTCGATCACTACCAAAAAGATTATACCTTCTCGGTGCCGATTTTAACCTTGTGCGCACTTTGCGGTATTCCCGGCGACGATGGATTTAAACACATTCCGCAGTTGACTTTCGAGCTGGCTTTGTTGCCGCGCCGGTTTTATCGCTTGCTGAATTTAAGTGTGGTCAGTTATGCAATCCCGGCATTGATTGCTGTGGGGATTGTAGTTTTTCGCAAGAAAAAATCGAATGGATTAACTCGTGCTATCCGAGCAAAAGCGGAGAAGAAAGCCCTTAAAACTTTGGAACAATCGCTGCCTGAAAGCGGTGGTTTTCTGGAAGCCATTCCGTTGACCGCTTTTGTTGCTTTAAGTTTGATAAATGCCGGGCAAAGAGATTCGGTTATTGTAGACAAAGGAATTGCCTTTCTGAAACACTCGCAGCGCGAAGACGGCAGCTGGCCTATTGACATTGATCTGTCAACATGGGTGACTACGTTGAGCGTAAAAGCGCTGGGCAAACGAAAAAATGAAGTTCTCTCGGAAACACAACAAAAACGAATTGTCAATCATTTACTTTCTGTGCAGAATAAAATGGTACATTCATTTAACGGCACTTCGCCGGGCGGCTGGGGCTGGACAAATTACTCAGGCTCCGTTCCCGATTGCGACGACACTCCCGGAGCAATTCTGGCACTTTTAGAATTGGCGCCACATCACACAATAAGGGAAGAAATTCTTGCTGGTGGTGAATGGCTGCTACAACTCCAAAATAACGATGGCGGTTTCCCTACTTTTTCGCGTGGTTGGGGAAAATTACCTTTCGATCAGAGTTGTGCCGATTTAACGGGGCATTGTGTTTTGGCACTTGCAAAACTGTTGGATACATACAAGGCAGAGCTGAATTCAAAACAGAAAAAGCAATATACGAAAGCCATAAACAAAGCTGTAATTTATCTGGGAAAACACCAGAAAGAAAATGGCTCGTGGTTACCGCTTTGGTTTGGCAACCAGCACACCAAAAATCATGAAAACCCGGTGTACGGAACAGCTCGGGTACTCACCTATTTTCAAAAAGCAAAATTGGTATTGAAAGATGAGCCGGTTCTGCTTGAAAGAATTCAGAAAATGATCGTTGACGGAATCAACTTCTTATTAAAAGTTCAGAATGAAGATGGCAGTTGGGGTGGCAATTTCGGAATTAAAGGATCGATTGAAGAAACAGCACTTGCCGTTGCCGCTTTAAACGGCACAAAATCACAAACTGAAATCGAAAAAGGATTAGTCTGGCTCGAGAATTATTACAAAAAAAACGGGCTTAAAAAAGCCCCTATCGGATTGTATTTTGCATCGTTATGGTACGATGAAAAATTATATCCTTTAACGGCTTACCTCGAAGCCATTAAAGGATATAAAATAGATTAA
- a CDS encoding alpha-L-fucosidase, with protein MNRLLLIALFALLFVSCDSKKEQKLKKNVQLSAHDQKMEWWREARFGMFIHWGLYAEPAGEWKGERIPGISEWIMANAEIPVKEYEQLAETFNPDKFDAEEWVKLAKYAGMKYIVITSKHHDGFAMFHSKASKYNIVDATPFDRDPLKELAEACEREGIRLGFYYSQAQDWHEPGGTYWNIEDGEPHWDPDLKREPLMNYINGKAVPQVKEILENYDGLDILWWDTPRGMTEEAANALKAVTDDYPNLITNNRLYRPWPGDFQTPEQQVPPTGLDYDWEVCMTMNTSWGYKWYDENWKSTEELIKMLVDIASKGGNLLLNVGPTAKGEFPKASVERLKEMGHWMQQNGKSIYGTSASPFYKLPWGRCTTKKEGGVTKLYLHVFDWPKDGLLRVPGLEANIRDIYLLSNPEQHFAWKFENGDLNVHAPSVIFNEINTVVVVKIRGEMIVTCNKPHLKEGSILLPADFTDIHNPGYGEHAVLKGSGTNSLVTNWTDPRTRLEWIFDAEPGKYRVEALVWSAEQGGVSVTFGNQKVEAEIPDTGEEYELLKLGEIEIMESGEQSVSLLPATDNNSDKQLMYLELIKL; from the coding sequence ATGAACCGTTTATTGCTTATTGCCTTGTTTGCGCTGCTTTTTGTTTCGTGTGATTCGAAAAAAGAGCAGAAACTCAAAAAGAATGTTCAACTATCGGCTCACGACCAAAAAATGGAGTGGTGGCGAGAAGCCCGCTTCGGTATGTTTATTCACTGGGGATTGTATGCCGAGCCGGCAGGAGAATGGAAAGGCGAGCGTATTCCGGGTATCAGTGAATGGATAATGGCCAATGCGGAAATTCCGGTGAAAGAATACGAACAATTGGCGGAAACGTTTAATCCCGATAAATTTGATGCCGAAGAATGGGTGAAACTGGCCAAATATGCAGGGATGAAATACATTGTTATCACGTCGAAACACCACGATGGTTTTGCGATGTTTCATTCAAAAGCCAGCAAATACAATATTGTTGATGCCACACCATTTGATCGCGATCCGTTAAAAGAACTGGCGGAAGCTTGTGAAAGAGAAGGTATCAGACTTGGATTTTACTATTCGCAGGCGCAAGACTGGCACGAGCCGGGCGGAACCTACTGGAATATAGAGGATGGAGAACCGCACTGGGATCCGGATTTGAAACGTGAGCCTTTGATGAATTACATTAACGGGAAAGCTGTCCCTCAGGTAAAAGAAATTCTGGAAAATTATGATGGCCTGGACATTCTGTGGTGGGACACACCACGCGGAATGACCGAAGAAGCGGCTAATGCACTAAAAGCTGTCACCGATGATTATCCAAACCTGATCACCAATAACCGGCTTTATCGCCCGTGGCCGGGCGATTTTCAAACACCTGAGCAACAAGTGCCACCAACAGGACTGGATTACGATTGGGAGGTGTGTATGACCATGAATACCAGCTGGGGCTACAAATGGTACGACGAAAACTGGAAATCGACGGAGGAACTGATTAAAATGCTGGTTGATATTGCAAGTAAAGGCGGTAATCTGTTGCTGAATGTGGGGCCAACTGCAAAAGGAGAATTCCCAAAGGCCAGCGTTGAGCGGTTAAAAGAAATGGGGCATTGGATGCAACAAAACGGCAAATCGATTTACGGAACCAGTGCCAGTCCGTTTTATAAATTGCCATGGGGCCGATGTACCACAAAAAAAGAGGGTGGCGTAACTAAACTTTACCTGCACGTTTTCGACTGGCCAAAAGATGGATTGCTAAGAGTACCGGGGCTGGAAGCGAATATACGCGATATTTACCTGTTGTCGAACCCAGAGCAACATTTTGCCTGGAAATTTGAGAATGGAGATCTTAATGTTCATGCGCCGTCGGTGATATTTAATGAGATAAATACCGTGGTGGTAGTGAAGATACGCGGAGAAATGATCGTTACATGTAATAAACCACACTTAAAGGAAGGAAGCATATTGTTGCCTGCCGATTTTACCGATATTCATAATCCGGGATATGGCGAGCATGCTGTTTTAAAAGGCAGTGGTACAAATTCGCTGGTAACAAACTGGACAGATCCACGAACACGTCTGGAGTGGATATTTGACGCAGAACCGGGCAAGTATCGTGTGGAAGCTTTGGTATGGAGTGCTGAACAAGGCGGTGTAAGTGTTACATTCGGGAACCAAAAAGTAGAAGCTGAGATACCTGATACCGGAGAAGAGTACGAATTGTTAAAACTGGGTGAAATAGAAATTATGGAAAGTGGAGAACAATCGGTTTCGCTACTGCCTGCGACAGATAATAACAGTGATAAACAGTTGATGTATTTGGAGTTGATAAAGTTGTAA